The genomic DNA ACCCGGGTCGCGTCGCCGCTCTCCAGGGCGTCGACGAGCTCGCGGTGCAGCCGGTGCGAGCGCTCCGGGTCGTGGCGGACGGCCTGGTCCTGCGCGAGCGCGATGGTCAGGTGCGCCTCGATGACCGGCCACAGCTGGTCGAGGACGACGTTCTCGGCGGCCGCCCACACGGCGCGGTGGAAGGCGAGGTGGCCCTCGTGGCGCACGACCGGGTCGGCGTCGAAGGCGGTCGTCTCGAAGTCCGCCCACGCCCGGCGGACGTGGTCGAGCCGCCGACCGGTCGCGTCGGACAGCACGTCGGAGCCGGCCAGCACGTCGAGAGCGGCCCGGGTGCGGGCGAGGTCGCGCAGCGCGTCCTCGTCGAGGTCGGCGACGCGGAGGCCGCGGTAGGGCTCGGAGACGACGAGGCCCTCGCGAGCCAGCTGGCCGAGGGCCTCGCGCACGGTCGCCCGGCTGACCTGCAGGTCGGCGGCCAGGGCGAGCTCGGTGAGCTTGTCCCCCGGCCGGAGCACGCCCGCGACGATCCCACGTCGGATCTGGGCGACCACCGCCGCGCGCCGCGAGACCGACGCCACCGGGGCGAGCGGGCGCCGCTCCCCGGTCGTGCCCGCTGCGCTCATGCCCGGAGGCTAGCAGCCTGATTGTCTGACAATCAACCGTCTAGGTGGGTCTTCGGACCCGACGAGGAGGGAGGGCCGGATGCTCCCTCGTCATCCTCTCCCGGCCGCGTCGTAGCGTGGGCGGACGGAACGGGAGGCGTACGGACCCCCGGCCGGAGAGGTGCGGATGGGGGACAGCCACGCGGACCTCGCCGGCACGCCCCGGGCGGCGGCACCGAGCGTCGGTCCGCCCTCCGCGACCGACCAGCTGGACCCCCGCCGCTGGCGCGCCCTCTTCGTCATGCTCATGGGCCAGTTCTGCGCCCTGCTCGACGTCAGCGTCACCAACGTCGCCCTGCCGTCGATCGGTCGCTCGACCGGCGCGGGGCCGACGGAGCTGCAGTGGGTGGTGAGCGGCTACATCCTCGCCTTCGGGCTGATGCCCGTGATCGGCGGCCGGCTCGGCGACGCGACCGGGCGACGGCGGATGTTCGTCATCGGGGTGCTGGGCTTCGTCGTGGCCAGCGCCGCGGCGGGGCTCGCGCCCTCGCCGGGGGCGCTGATCGCGGTCCGCGTGGTGCAGGGCCTGTTCGGCGGGGTGATCGGGCCGCAGGTGTCCGGCTTCATCCAGAACACGTTCCCGCGGGCCGAACGCGGCCGTGCGTTCGGGCGGCTGGGTCTCACGGTCGGCGTCGGCACCGCCCTCGGCCCGGTCGTCGGCGGGCTGCTGATCGCCGCGGGCGGGCCCGAGTACGGCTGGCGGCTCGTCTTCTTCATCAACGTGCCGATCGGCCTGGTCGCGGTGCTGCTGGCCCGGGCCTGGGTACCGGTCGTCCGCCCGCGCGCCGTCTCGAACGCGCGGCTCGACCTCCTCGGGGCGGTGCTCCTGGGGACCGGCCTGCTCTGCGTGCTGTTCCCGGTCGTGGAGATCAACCAGCTGCACGACCTCCGGCTGTTCCTGCTGCTCGTGCCGGCCGCGGGCCTCCTGCTGCTGTTCGTCCGGCGCGAGGCGCGCCTGACGGCTGCTGACGCGGGGCCGCTGCTCGACCTGCGGCTGTTCCGGGTCCCGACCTTCGTGATCGGCGTGGTCTTCGCCGTCGTCTTCTTCTGCAGCAACACCGGGATCCCGCTGGTGCTCTCGCTCTATTACCAGGACGGGCTGGGGTTCACGGCGCTGCACTCCGGGCTCGGGGTCACCGCCCTCGCCCTCGGGTCGGTCCTCGGCGCGCCCCTGGCCGGCCGGCTGGTCCAGCGGGTCGGGCGTCCGCTCGTCGTCGGGGCGGTCCTCGTCTTCTTCCTGGCCACGATGACGATCGGTCTCGTCCTCCTGCTGGACCCGGTGACCACCCCGCTGCAGGTCGGCCTGCGGCTCGCCCTGCCGCTCTTCGTGCTCGGCATCGCCGGCGGGTCGATCGTCACGCCCAACCAGACGCTCACGCTCGCCGAGGTCGACCCGGCCCGGGGCGGGGCCGCCGGCGGGGTGCTGCAGACCGCGCAGCGGGTGGGTTCGGCGACGGGCCAGACCGTGCTCGGCACGGTCTTCGTCGCCGCGCTGGGGGCCGGCGTCGCGGCGGGAGGCGCGGGCCGACCCGGCCCGTACACCGGGGCCGTCACCTCGGCGCTCGCCGTGTCCCTGCTGTTCTCCGGCTCCGCGCTCGTGCTCAGCGTGGTCGAGCTCCGCCGCGCGAGGCGGGCGCGGGCGGCGGCCGGCCACGGGGACGGAGCAGACGGGCGAGACCCCTCGTAGGTCGCCGCTCGTGAGCGCGACGAAGGAGGAGTCCGACCCGCTCGCAGGCGGGCGCAGCGCCCGCGTCCAGGCATGACGAGAGGCAGCGAATGCCTGCTCGGGGGTTCAGGTAGTCGCTGCCTCTCGGCGGTCCTATCGCCCTCCGCGGGCCGAGCGTTACAGGTGGCCCCTCGACAGCCTCAAAGAGCGTCCCCGGACCACGATCCCTGAGCTTGTCGAAGGGCACCCCGGCGCCACTCGCGCCGAGAGCCGACCACTTCGTGGCCCTTCGACAGGCTCAGGGGGCGTCGACGGACACCAGCACGCACCGACGCAGCACCCGGGTCCGGGCATGACAAGAGGCAGCGAATGCCTGCTCGGGGGTTCAGGTACTCGCTGCCTCTCGACCCTTCTATCGCCCTCCGCAGGTCGAGCGTTACAGCTGGCCCTTCGACAGGCTCGACGAGCGTCCCCGACCACGATCCCTGAGCTTGTCGACGGGCACCTCCGCGCCACTCACGCTGAACGCCGACCACTTCGTGGCCCTTCGACAGGGCTCAGGGGGCGTCGACGGCCGTCGACCTTGTCAACGGGTACCGGCACGCACCGGGGCGACATCCGGGTCCGGGCATGACAAGAGGCAGCGAATGCCTGCTCGGGGGTTCAGGTAGTCGCTGCCTCTCGACGGACCTATCGCCCGTCGCACGGCCGGCGTTACACCTCAGCCGAGAAGTTTTCGCGGGCGAAGCCCTCGACCAGTGCCGAGCGGACGCGGACGACGCCAGGACGCTCCAGCGCGGAGGTCCGGGTCAGGGCCACGACGTCGCGGGTCGAGGGTCCGGGCAGCGGCACGGTCGGTGCGGTGGCGGCGCGCATCGCCAGCATCAGCGGGGTGACCAGGGTGATGCCCAGCCCCGACTCGGCCAGGGCGATCGACACCGCCGTGTCGGTGACGAGGTGCCGCTCGCGCGGCGCGATCCCGGCCCGGGCGCAGGCGGTGCGCACCGCCCGGCCGAACGTCGAGGTCGGCGGCGGCAGGATCCAGTCGGTCGCGTCGGCGTACGCGCGGACCTCCTCGTCCGAGGCCGGGTCCGGCGTCGCGCCGGGCGGCAGCACGAGCAGGAAGCGCTCGCGGTGCAGCCGGGCCACGTCCAGCCCGCGCCGCGGCGGGAGCGGGGCGTCGGAGTAGTCGAGGCCGAGGGCGAGGTCGATCTCGTCGCGCAGGACCGCGTCGGGCATCGCCTCGACGTCGACCTCGACGGCCTGCAGCGCGACGGTCGCGTCGTCGAGGAGCAGGGCCCGGGCCGCCGGCAGCCCGACCACGGCGGCCGAGCCGAACACGCCGAGCCGGACGGCGGCGGCCGGCGACGGCCCGCGCACGACGGCGGCGGCGCGGCTCTCCGCCTCGAGCACGAGCCGCGCCTGCGCGAGGAGCACCCGCCCGTCGTCGGACAGCACCAGGCGTGAACCGTCGCGCAGGAAGAGCGTCCGCCCCACCGCCCGACCGAGGGCCGCCATCTGCTGGGAGACCGCACCCGTCGTGTAGCCGAGCATGGCGGCGGCGCCGCTCATCGTGCCCTCGTCGGCGACGGCGACAAGGGTGCGCAGCTGGTCGAGCGTCCACCTCATCCGACCAGTGTCGTGCAGGAGAGCTCAACGGAACGTCGAGCAGGTGTCGATTGTCCTGAACACCGACCGCACGCGAGACTGAGGGGGCCATGACCTCGCCCGCCACCTCCCGCGCCCCGCTGCCCGCCCACGCCGAGGTCGTCGTCGTCGGCGGCGGCGTGATGGGCACGAGCATCGCCTTCCACCTGGCCGAGGCCGGCGTGCGCGACGTCGTCGTGCTCGAGCAGGGCACGCTCGGCTCCGGCTCGTCGGCCAAGCCGCTCGGCGGCGTGCGCGCCACCTTCTCCGACCCGGGCAACGTGCTGCTCGGGAAGCGGAGCCTCGAGACCTACGAGGGCTTCGCCGAGCGCTTCTCCACCGACATCGGCCTGCGCCAGGTGGGCTACCTCTTCCTGTGCCGCAGCGACGCCGAGGTCGCGGCGGTCGAGGCGAGCACGGACATGCAGCAGAGCCTCGGCGCGAGCGGACGGATGATCGACCTCGAGGAGGTCGCCCGGCTCAACCCGCTCGTCGACACCAGCGTCCTCACCGGCGCGTCCTTCTCCCCGCGCGACGGCTACGCCGAACCCGCCCGGGTCGTCGCCGCGTACGCGACCGCCCTCACGAGCCTCGGCGGCCGGGTCCACGAGGGCGTGACGGTCACGGGGATCGACACGTCCGGCGGCGCGGTCGAGGCCGTGGAGACCGACCGGGGAACCATCCGGACGGGCGCGGTCGTCGTCGCGGCGGGCGCGTGGTCGGCGCAGCTCGGCGCGATGGCCGGCGTCCCGCTGCCGGTGGTGCCGGTGCGGCGTCAGATCGGGTTCACGCCGGACAGCGCCAACCCGGGCGGCCGGCCGTACCCGACGGTGCCCTTCACCCTCGACCTGTCGACGACGCTCTACTTCCACAACTACGCCGGCGGCATGCTGCTCGGCATCTCCAACGCCGACGAGCCCGAGGGCTTCGGCCGGATGTTCGACGACGCGTGGGTGCCGGCCTTCGACGAGGCCGCGGGGGTCGTCGCCCCGGCGCTGGCGGGACGCCCGCTGGAGGGCGGCTGGGCCGGCCTCTACGAGAACACCCCTGACCACAACGCAATCATTGGCGCGTCGCGGCACCTCGACGGCTTTTTCTACGCCACGGGCTTCTCCGGGCACGGATTCTTGCAGGCACCCGCGGTTGGAGAAGTCG from Microlunatus sagamiharensis includes the following:
- a CDS encoding GntR family transcriptional regulator, with the protein product MSAAGTTGERRPLAPVASVSRRAAVVAQIRRGIVAGVLRPGDKLTELALAADLQVSRATVREALGQLAREGLVVSEPYRGLRVADLDEDALRDLARTRAALDVLAGSDVLSDATGRRLDHVRRAWADFETTAFDADPVVRHEGHLAFHRAVWAAAENVVLDQLWPVIEAHLTIALAQDQAVRHDPERSHRLHRELVDALESGDATRVEQTFRAHSITSVDELIALRQPDPTRRGDRATPGQEQRTTA
- a CDS encoding MFS transporter, coding for MGDSHADLAGTPRAAAPSVGPPSATDQLDPRRWRALFVMLMGQFCALLDVSVTNVALPSIGRSTGAGPTELQWVVSGYILAFGLMPVIGGRLGDATGRRRMFVIGVLGFVVASAAAGLAPSPGALIAVRVVQGLFGGVIGPQVSGFIQNTFPRAERGRAFGRLGLTVGVGTALGPVVGGLLIAAGGPEYGWRLVFFINVPIGLVAVLLARAWVPVVRPRAVSNARLDLLGAVLLGTGLLCVLFPVVEINQLHDLRLFLLLVPAAGLLLLFVRREARLTAADAGPLLDLRLFRVPTFVIGVVFAVVFFCSNTGIPLVLSLYYQDGLGFTALHSGLGVTALALGSVLGAPLAGRLVQRVGRPLVVGAVLVFFLATMTIGLVLLLDPVTTPLQVGLRLALPLFVLGIAGGSIVTPNQTLTLAEVDPARGGAAGGVLQTAQRVGSATGQTVLGTVFVAALGAGVAAGGAGRPGPYTGAVTSALAVSLLFSGSALVLSVVELRRARRARAAAGHGDGADGRDPS
- a CDS encoding LysR family transcriptional regulator, which translates into the protein MRWTLDQLRTLVAVADEGTMSGAAAMLGYTTGAVSQQMAALGRAVGRTLFLRDGSRLVLSDDGRVLLAQARLVLEAESRAAAVVRGPSPAAAVRLGVFGSAAVVGLPAARALLLDDATVALQAVEVDVEAMPDAVLRDEIDLALGLDYSDAPLPPRRGLDVARLHRERFLLVLPPGATPDPASDEEVRAYADATDWILPPPTSTFGRAVRTACARAGIAPRERHLVTDTAVSIALAESGLGITLVTPLMLAMRAATAPTVPLPGPSTRDVVALTRTSALERPGVVRVRSALVEGFARENFSAEV
- a CDS encoding NAD(P)/FAD-dependent oxidoreductase, translated to MTSPATSRAPLPAHAEVVVVGGGVMGTSIAFHLAEAGVRDVVVLEQGTLGSGSSAKPLGGVRATFSDPGNVLLGKRSLETYEGFAERFSTDIGLRQVGYLFLCRSDAEVAAVEASTDMQQSLGASGRMIDLEEVARLNPLVDTSVLTGASFSPRDGYAEPARVVAAYATALTSLGGRVHEGVTVTGIDTSGGAVEAVETDRGTIRTGAVVVAAGAWSAQLGAMAGVPLPVVPVRRQIGFTPDSANPGGRPYPTVPFTLDLSTTLYFHNYAGGMLLGISNADEPEGFGRMFDDAWVPAFDEAAGVVAPALAGRPLEGGWAGLYENTPDHNAIIGASRHLDGFFYATGFSGHGFLQAPAVGEVVRDLYRGVEPFLDVTPFDVARFDPDPEGHALLAEVHII